Within Butyrivibrio fibrisolvens, the genomic segment TTCTAAAGTCAAAGATTTTCTTCATGACGGTGATATTTATAAAAGCGGCTGCTACGCATATGTTATGGATGAAAAGAAGTCAGTGGATATAGATACAATGCTTGATTTTAAGCTAGCTGAGCTTATTATGTCAGGAGGGTTTTGATATTATTTTGATATTATTTTTGTCACATACATTGTAGTAGAAAGGAGAAAAAATGTGGACTATTTCAGAAGTTAAGTCAAGAGGAAAGGGAGCTTTTTTGGCAAATTATTTTAAATCAGTTATTGTAGCGTTTGTCTTGTCGTTACTGACTGCAGGAACAGCAGCGTCTACCAGTTCTCAGGCTGACAAGGATAATCTTGAGAACTTTTTTCAAACCGCCGACCCTACTTTGATATATGTCTTTTTTGGAACAATTATGACCATATCATTTATAAGTCTTATACTGAAGATTTTCTTATTCAATCCGCTGCAGGTAGGTGGCTATAGATTCTTTAAGAGGAATGTAGAGGAAGGTAATGTAGGGCTTAATGTATTGACAGAAGGTTTTGGCACCTACGCTCATAGTTTCATAACTTTGTTTTTAAGAGATCTTTTCCTTTGCCTATGGAGTTGTCTGTTTTTGATTCCGGGTATCATTAAGGCTTATTCATATAGGATGGTACCTTATATTATCAAGGATAACCCTGAACTGTCTGCAACTCAGGTGATCACAAGATCCAGAGAGATGATGAACGGGCATAAATGGAATGCATTTGTATATGATCTTTCTTTTATTGGTTGGTATATTCTTGGAATTATTCCTTTTGCCGGACAGATACTTACAATCTTTTGGACAGCGCCCTATAAGCAGAACTCAGACGCAGCATTATACTTGGAAATATCTGGTCACTCCTTGCATTCGTGATAAGAGGACTAATTAGATAATGCTGATTTTATCAAGAAATATAAAGGGGTATCGTGGAAAAGGAGACAGCTATCATGCGAAAGTTCATTTCATCAAGCCTTGCCCTTATGATGGTCGTAGGAGCTTTTATAATGCCTATGAATCAAAAGACTGTAATGGCAGCAAATGGAATTAGAAGCGTAGTAAGTAACATGACAACCCAGCAGAAGGTAGCCCAGATGATCATGCCCGCTCTACGTACCTGGGGAAGCGGCGATGATGCAGTCCCTGCTACTACTCTAAGTGATGAGCAGAAAGCTGTTCTTATGAAGTACAGCTTTGGCGGTGTCATAATCTTCGGTCAGAATATAGAAGAAGCCGGCCAGACCACCCAGCTCATAAGCTCTATGCAAGAGGCCAACGCCATGGGCGGCGCTGTAAGCTCTCTTTTAGTATCCATAGATCAGGAGGGAGGCTATATAACACGCCTTTCTACAGGTACCTCTATGCCCGGCAATATGGCTATAGCTGCAACTAATGACCCTGACAATGCGTATCTTGCTGGAGACGTAATAGGAAGTGAGCTTTCTGTTCAGGGCATCAATGTTGACTTTGCTCCTGTCATGGATGTTAACAACAATCCTTCCAATCCTATAATCGGAGTTCGCTCTTTCTCAGATGATCCAAGGATTGTATCACAGTACGGCGCCCGCTTTATAGACGGCCTTCATAATAACCACGTCATGGCAGCTCTCAAGCACTTCCCCGGACATGGTGATACAGATACAGATTCTCACACAGGACTTCCTCTTATAGAGAAGACCTATGATCAGTTAAAAGAGCTTGAACTTATCCCATTTACACAGGTAGCTTCATCAGCAGATTTTGTCATGACTGCTCATATCCAGTATCCCAATATAGAGACAGGAACTTATACATCCATCTCAACCGGTGAACAGATATACCTTCCCGCAACACTTTCCAAGACTATCCTTATAGATATCTTAAGAAAAGATATAGGATTTGAAGGTGTCATTGTAACAGATGCAATGGAGATGGATGCAATAGCAAGCCACTTCGATCCTATGGACGCAGCAAGACTTGCCATTAATGCAGGCGCCAACATGCTCCTTATCCCGGTAGATATCTCATCACCTGACGATATCAATGAGCTGGATGATTATATAAATGGTATAGTAGCCGGAATAGATAGCGGACTTATATCCATGGACTGCGTTAACGATTCTGTTTATAGGATTCTAAAAGCAAAATCTAAATACGGCCTTATGAACGATGACTCTCTTAACGAACTCCAAAAGTCAGAACTTATAACACCTGATCCTGAGCTTGCAAGACAGGTAGTTGGTTCTAAAGAACACCATGATATTGAATGGAAGATAGCACTTGAAGCTGTAACTTCTATCAAAAATGATAATGCATATCCTGTATCAGATGATAAGAAGACAGTTATCCTTTATTCTAATGATAATCAGAAAAACTCCATAGATTTTGCTAAAGCACTCCTCATATCAGAAGGTAAGGTTACCGATCCGGATAATATAATAAGTATATGCACCAAAGACGCTTCAAAAGAAAGCCTCACAGCAGCTATCAAAGGTGCCGATACCGTAATCATGTTATCAGTATCATATTCCAAAGAAGCTTCCAATGAAGACCTTATACATGATCTTATACAAAAGACCCATGATAACGGCGGCAAGTTCATATTATTAAGTGCCCACCTTCCATATGAACTATCTTCATTTACAGATGCCGATGCTCTTATCGCCTGCTACAATTCAAGAGGCATGGATATGGTCCCGACAGGTGAGTCCAATAGACCTAAGTACGGCGCCAACATCCCTGCAGCCATATATGCAATCTTTGGCGGAAGCGACATCACAGGTACACTCCCGGTATCGATAAACTGATCTCTTCACAAAGATGTATCAAGTACAAACAAAGAATATAAACATCATAAATGTGTTATAGAAATGGCATGACTTTATGGGAGCCTTGGAGAGCGTATCTTCAGGGCTCTTTTTGCGCTTGTGATATGTTTACCTAAGGTAAAAGTTCTTGACACATCTCCTTTACGTTATGTATAGTAAAAAATAGGTTAATCGCTAAACTTAAAACTACATAGCGGACCCAGACAGGAGAAGGGATGAACTTAAAGACTATTGCAAAGCTTGCAGGAGTAAGTACTGCCACAGTCTCCAATGTTATAAACGGCAACTATCACAAAGTTTCAGAAGATACCAGAAGAAAAGTTGAGAAGATCATCAAGGATTCCAATTATAAACCAAATGCTGTAGCAAGATCCCTTGCTAAGAAGGAAAGCCGTCTTATAGGCGTAGTCCTTCCCTATATAGGGAAAGATGAAGACTTCTTCTCTAACCCCTACAACGCCCATATGATAGCAGCCCTTGAAAGACTCGTAAGAAATCATGACTACTACGTTATGCTTAGGTGCGTTGCAGATCCAAGAGACATTGTACCTCTTCTTAATTCCTGGAATGTAGACGGAGCCTTCTTCCTTGGCGTATACAAGGATGAAGTCAGAGATATCAAGAAGACCATAGATATTCCAATGGTATTCATAGATACCTATGCTCCTGGTGAAAAAATAGTTAACGTAGGCATTGAAGATTATAGAGGAGGTTACCTTTCTGCCAAGTACCTTATAGGAAAAGGGCATACAAGATTAGCCCTTGTAGCTCCCGTAAGCGGCGGAGAAGGCGTTATCAGCCAAAGACAGCAAGGCTTTATGGATGCCTGTAAGGAAAGCGGCATTAAGTTTGATCCTGATAAGGACATATTTAACTGTGCTTCAACTTATAACAGTGCCATAGAGATAGGTCAGGATATAGTCTTTGCAGGAAGAGGATATACAGGCGTTGCAACTATGTCAGATATAGTAGCATATGGTCTTATCGAAGGCTTTAGCCAGTGCGGCTATAAAGTACCTTCTGATATCTCCGTCGTAGGCTTTGATAACCTCCCTGACTGCGATTTTATGACCCCAAAGCTAACTTCCATAGCTCAGGATTACGAATGGAAGGCAGCCAAGGCTAGCGAGTATCTCTTTAAGATGATAGAAGAAGGTGGCAAGGATCTCGTAGTAGATGAACGCCAGCCCATAAGAGTCAAGGAACGTCAGTCTGTAAGGGATATTTCAGGCTGATAATAACCACTTTCCCCACTAAGACTATTATTTAGAATATATTTCTGATTATATTTCAGTAATATATATCTGAATATATCTACGTTCCAATACCACATAAAAGCCAATTAAGGTCCGGTAAATATAGTAAATGCATTTTAAACATTTACTAAATATACCGGACCTTTTTGCATATTTTAAACTTACTAACAGCCCACGAAAACCAAAAAAGTAACAAGGATTTCCCACTTGGGCAGTGTGATATCTTCGAAGGTATGGTCATGGCAGGCAGAATAATAATCATTGTAACGCTTTTTAACCATTTTATAAAAATTCATGAGCGTGATAGCTGGAGATTTTTATTCTGCACAGGGTCCACATGTCTGAGCGAAGCGAGTTTGGACCCTAGAATAAAAAGCCCCAGATATCATGCCATGAATTTATAAAATGGTTAAAGCGCTGCAATGATTATTATTCTGCCTGCCCTGCCCATTCATTCGCGGATACCACACTGTCCAAGTTGGAAATCCAACCCCCCAAAAAGAAAGGAAACTACCATGAATACGATTATGAAAAGAGTTATGGCGCTTGTTCTAACAGTAGCGCTTGCTACAGGCCTGACGGCCTGCAGCACCCAAAAGCCAGCCGAAGAAGACGGCGTATCCAAAGCCCCCGAGTGGACCGCTACAGCAGTTTTGTATGAAGTGAACTTAAGACAGTACACTACATCCGGAACCTTTAATGAGTTTGCAGACCACCTCGAAACCCTCAAAGATATGGGCATCAACACCTTATGGTTCATGCCAATCCACCCAATATCAGTAACCAACAGATCAGGTAAGCTGGGATCCTTTTATTCAGTATCTGATTACAGGGAAGTTAACCCCGAGTTTGGAACCAAAGAGGACTTTAAGGCGCTTGTAGACAAGGCTCATGATATGGGATTTCATGTAATGCTTGACTGGGTTGCCAATCACACAGGCTGGGATCATCCCTGGATCACAGAGCATCCTGACTGGTATACACAGGAGGATGGACAGATCATATCCCCCAAGAACATGGGATGGCCTGACGTAGCAGACCTTAACTATGACAGCCAGGCTATGCGCACAGAGATGATAGAGTGCATGAAGTACTGGGTCACAGAATACGACATCGACGGCTTTAGATGTGACTATGCATCAGGCGTACCCGCAGATTTTTGGGAACAAGCAAGACGCGCGCTTGATAAAGTAAAAGATATCTACATGATAGAAGAGGACCTTGGAGGCCTTGCCGCATCTAACCTTGATTATGCCTTTGATACCAACTATAACACCAAGCTCTACGAGACCCTCGTTGAGATCGCCAAGGACAACAAGACAGCTGACAAGATAAAGCTATATCTGTCCAAGGATGAGAACAACACTTTCTCCATGAACTATCTTGATAACCATGATGTTAACGCCTATGACAGAACTATATATACAGCATTTGGAAGTGAGAGCCTTCCTGCCATGATGAGCCTTGTATTCACACTTCCCGGCATACCTATGGTCTACTCATCAGATGAGATAGCCTACGATCACAACATAGCTTTTATGGAAAAAGATACTATCGACTGGACAAAAGGTCAGGGCGACTATAGAGATCTTATTAGCACTCTTTCTAAGATAAAAACAGATAACGCTCCACTTCATGCAGGTAATACTGATGAAGTGTTTGAAGTCCTTGATGCCGGTAATAAGAATATATTTGCATTTACAAGAAGCTATAAAGACAGCACCATTATCTGTATCTACAACCTGTCCAAAAGGCAGCAGTCTGAGTTTGATCTATCACAGATTCTTACAGGAGATGAAGAGGTTTTATTTAGCGGAGTAAACGGAGCATATCAGGAAGGCGGAGATAATCCATTTGCAAGAGATAACCTTGATCCATGGTCTTTTTATATACTGGTAAGGTAAAACGTATAACATACACAGGTAAATAATTCAATAGTGAAAAATAAATAATTAATCGCGCTACTATTTATTCATTTTATGGAAAATGTTTAAATGAGGTTGACCGTTTAACTAAGAGAGATTATATTACTGGTAAAGCGATTAACCAAACAGGTATTTTAAAAAAGTAACAGGTAAAGATTATATCTAGGAGGGTAAGAAATGAAAGTGAAAAAGTTAGGAGCTCTTATGATGAGCGCTGTTTTGGCAGCAGGTTTTATGGCAGGCTGTGGAAACAAAGATGCAGGAACAGGTAATGCTTCTAAAGACAACACCACACAGGCTCAGGGCGAAACAGGTACTGAAGATGTAACACTCAAGATCTGGGTTCCTGAAGAAGAGGTTGAGATCACAGATCAGATGGTCAAGAATTTTGATGCTGAGCATGACGAATTCAACATCACCTATGAGATCGCTGTAGTTGGTATCGACGAAGCTCCTCAGGCAGTTGAGACAGATGCTGATACAGCAGCAGATATCTTCTATACACCAAGCGGCGGTGTTGCAGATAT encodes:
- a CDS encoding glycoside hydrolase family 3 protein, producing MRKFISSSLALMMVVGAFIMPMNQKTVMAANGIRSVVSNMTTQQKVAQMIMPALRTWGSGDDAVPATTLSDEQKAVLMKYSFGGVIIFGQNIEEAGQTTQLISSMQEANAMGGAVSSLLVSIDQEGGYITRLSTGTSMPGNMAIAATNDPDNAYLAGDVIGSELSVQGINVDFAPVMDVNNNPSNPIIGVRSFSDDPRIVSQYGARFIDGLHNNHVMAALKHFPGHGDTDTDSHTGLPLIEKTYDQLKELELIPFTQVASSADFVMTAHIQYPNIETGTYTSISTGEQIYLPATLSKTILIDILRKDIGFEGVIVTDAMEMDAIASHFDPMDAARLAINAGANMLLIPVDISSPDDINELDDYINGIVAGIDSGLISMDCVNDSVYRILKAKSKYGLMNDDSLNELQKSELITPDPELARQVVGSKEHHDIEWKIALEAVTSIKNDNAYPVSDDKKTVILYSNDNQKNSIDFAKALLISEGKVTDPDNIISICTKDASKESLTAAIKGADTVIMLSVSYSKEASNEDLIHDLIQKTHDNGGKFILLSAHLPYELSSFTDADALIACYNSRGMDMVPTGESNRPKYGANIPAAIYAIFGGSDITGTLPVSIN
- a CDS encoding LacI family DNA-binding transcriptional regulator — translated: MNLKTIAKLAGVSTATVSNVINGNYHKVSEDTRRKVEKIIKDSNYKPNAVARSLAKKESRLIGVVLPYIGKDEDFFSNPYNAHMIAALERLVRNHDYYVMLRCVADPRDIVPLLNSWNVDGAFFLGVYKDEVRDIKKTIDIPMVFIDTYAPGEKIVNVGIEDYRGGYLSAKYLIGKGHTRLALVAPVSGGEGVISQRQQGFMDACKESGIKFDPDKDIFNCASTYNSAIEIGQDIVFAGRGYTGVATMSDIVAYGLIEGFSQCGYKVPSDISVVGFDNLPDCDFMTPKLTSIAQDYEWKAAKASEYLFKMIEEGGKDLVVDERQPIRVKERQSVRDISG
- a CDS encoding DUF975 family protein, coding for MWTISEVKSRGKGAFLANYFKSVIVAFVLSLLTAGTAASTSSQADKDNLENFFQTADPTLIYVFFGTIMTISFISLILKIFLFNPLQVGGYRFFKRNVEEGNVGLNVLTEGFGTYAHSFITLFLRDLFLCLWSCLFLIPGIIKAYSYRMVPYIIKDNPELSATQVITRSREMMNGHKWNAFVYDLSFIGWYILGIIPFAGQILTIFWTAPYKQNSDAALYLEISGHSLHS
- a CDS encoding alpha-amylase family glycosyl hydrolase; amino-acid sequence: MKRVMALVLTVALATGLTACSTQKPAEEDGVSKAPEWTATAVLYEVNLRQYTTSGTFNEFADHLETLKDMGINTLWFMPIHPISVTNRSGKLGSFYSVSDYREVNPEFGTKEDFKALVDKAHDMGFHVMLDWVANHTGWDHPWITEHPDWYTQEDGQIISPKNMGWPDVADLNYDSQAMRTEMIECMKYWVTEYDIDGFRCDYASGVPADFWEQARRALDKVKDIYMIEEDLGGLAASNLDYAFDTNYNTKLYETLVEIAKDNKTADKIKLYLSKDENNTFSMNYLDNHDVNAYDRTIYTAFGSESLPAMMSLVFTLPGIPMVYSSDEIAYDHNIAFMEKDTIDWTKGQGDYRDLISTLSKIKTDNAPLHAGNTDEVFEVLDAGNKNIFAFTRSYKDSTIICIYNLSKRQQSEFDLSQILTGDEEVLFSGVNGAYQEGGDNPFARDNLDPWSFYILVR